Proteins encoded together in one Chitinophaga sp. LS1 window:
- a CDS encoding DHA2 family efflux MFS transporter permease subunit — MTAETQYPTGTAKWILVLTCVACAVMELIDSTIVNVSLREISGNIGASVTEIGWVSTAYGIGNVIVIPLSGMLANLIGRRLYFTSSVVVFTLTSLLCGLSSNLWILVLWRFIQGVAGGGLLSTAMSIVLGAFPPEQAKTGFLTFALGIMIGPIFGPVLGGYITDTLSWHWIFFVNVPLGMIGAVLSWKYITDLPDAVRPPKIDWAGIAFIAMALGSLQYVLEEGSIHDWFDSAEIRIFFAISICSFIAFVWRELTTDHPAVELRLYSNFNLVLGNVIGMMYGIMANGTLFIFPLLAQVSLGWTATQTGAFLISGGIVGAVGMIAGKKLLVNVSPKIQMIAGLIIVIISLLPMALISPDASKDDFFWPFIIRNIGVALVAPNMIGIAVGTLRGKDLAQATGLSTMTRQLGGAIGVALISIYTTRNSAFVRSNLVAHISEYNTATQERTALLTQNFISAGYASDEARTAAYQMLDHSIISQQTLLSYNHGFITFAFLFALCIPVIMLIKTTKSAH; from the coding sequence ATGACTGCGGAAACTCAATATCCTACCGGCACGGCGAAGTGGATACTCGTATTAACCTGTGTTGCCTGTGCAGTGATGGAACTGATCGATAGCACCATTGTGAATGTGTCGCTCAGGGAAATCAGCGGAAATATCGGCGCCAGTGTCACTGAAATTGGCTGGGTCTCTACCGCTTACGGTATTGGAAACGTGATCGTCATTCCACTCTCCGGAATGCTGGCGAACCTGATTGGTCGCAGGTTGTATTTCACCAGTTCTGTAGTAGTTTTCACATTAACCTCATTGCTGTGTGGCCTATCATCCAACCTGTGGATCTTAGTGCTGTGGCGGTTCATTCAGGGCGTGGCCGGCGGTGGATTGTTATCAACAGCAATGTCTATCGTGCTAGGTGCATTTCCTCCTGAACAGGCAAAAACCGGCTTTCTCACCTTTGCACTCGGCATCATGATAGGGCCCATTTTTGGTCCTGTGCTGGGAGGTTATATTACCGATACACTTTCATGGCACTGGATCTTCTTTGTGAATGTACCCCTGGGTATGATTGGCGCCGTACTGTCCTGGAAGTATATCACCGACCTGCCCGACGCTGTCCGGCCTCCGAAGATCGACTGGGCAGGCATTGCCTTTATAGCCATGGCATTAGGTTCCCTGCAGTATGTGCTAGAAGAAGGCTCTATTCACGACTGGTTCGATAGTGCAGAAATACGCATCTTCTTTGCCATCTCTATCTGCTCATTCATCGCCTTTGTATGGAGAGAACTCACTACTGATCATCCAGCAGTGGAACTACGCTTATACTCGAACTTCAATCTGGTACTTGGCAATGTGATCGGTATGATGTATGGCATTATGGCGAATGGTACCCTTTTCATTTTCCCACTCCTTGCCCAGGTATCACTTGGATGGACAGCTACGCAAACTGGCGCCTTCCTGATCTCTGGCGGAATAGTGGGCGCTGTCGGGATGATTGCAGGTAAGAAATTACTGGTCAATGTAAGTCCGAAAATCCAGATGATTGCAGGCCTGATCATAGTGATCATTTCCCTGTTGCCCATGGCCTTAATTTCTCCTGATGCTTCCAAAGATGACTTTTTCTGGCCGTTCATCATCCGCAATATCGGAGTGGCTTTGGTAGCACCTAATATGATCGGTATTGCTGTAGGCACACTCCGTGGTAAAGACCTGGCACAGGCAACCGGCCTGTCAACAATGACACGGCAACTGGGTGGCGCCATCGGTGTGGCGCTCATCAGTATATACACGACAAGGAACAGTGCATTTGTACGAAGTAACCTTGTCGCACATATTTCGGAGTACAATACCGCCACACAGGAAAGAACAGCATTGCTAACACAAAACTTTATCAGTGCAGGTTATGCCAGCGACGAAGCCAGGACTGCCGCATACCAGATGCTGGATCACAGCATCATCAGTCAACAAACACTGCTCAGTTATAATCATGGCTTTATCACCTTCGCATTTCTCTTTGCGCTTTGCATCCCGGTCATCATGCTGATCAAAACGACCAAAAGTGCACACTAA
- a CDS encoding TolC family protein, with product MKKNFLLIILLTTAAISYAQTTLSRSEAIQLGLKNRFDVQAIQYDVAIAASKVKQTTNEWLPTLSGDGHIKYSPQLQNTVIPGGILPGYDETTLLPLMVKNETVFGLNLIQPLFNPMLKTDTKLAQTALALQEEKNHAAQIDIMLQISRAYLDVQLKGLQKRIAADIAERNHEYEMIATGMYNNGTLIENYYLRAILDRENADQLSKQADQNYELSVMNLRYQLNVPAETTLLLSDSLDAITLAYDKTNDERTEIKQLALQQEENKINLQKYKQELLPTLSINANYSQLFLSDKFNYGTGRWWSPFSYVTLNLHIPISAHVKNKAVLTEYRQKISQHELLLQQREADINYEVQQARTLLANALLNQKNAKNSYELSKTIFHNQQEQYRLGAFDYSALLDTEKSLSTTERNYIQSAYELMLAQIQLQKATNNF from the coding sequence ATGAAAAAGAATTTTCTCCTAATAATACTCCTGACAACGGCGGCGATTAGCTATGCACAGACAACCCTTTCGCGTAGTGAAGCGATTCAACTCGGGCTAAAAAACAGGTTTGACGTTCAGGCGATTCAATATGATGTAGCCATCGCAGCCAGTAAGGTAAAACAAACCACCAACGAGTGGTTACCAACACTTAGTGGTGACGGACACATAAAGTATAGCCCGCAATTACAGAATACCGTTATTCCAGGCGGGATACTACCAGGATACGATGAAACAACACTATTACCACTCATGGTTAAAAATGAAACAGTCTTCGGATTAAATCTAATCCAACCACTGTTCAATCCAATGTTAAAAACCGACACCAAACTGGCACAAACTGCACTCGCCCTACAGGAAGAAAAGAACCACGCCGCGCAGATAGATATCATGCTGCAGATAAGCCGGGCTTACCTTGACGTTCAACTAAAAGGTTTACAAAAACGCATAGCCGCAGATATCGCGGAACGCAATCATGAATATGAAATGATTGCAACGGGGATGTATAATAATGGTACGCTGATTGAAAACTATTATCTCCGGGCCATACTGGATCGCGAGAATGCTGACCAGCTGAGCAAACAGGCAGATCAGAATTATGAACTGAGTGTAATGAACCTTCGCTACCAATTGAATGTACCAGCTGAGACGACTCTCCTGCTCAGCGATTCACTGGATGCCATTACCCTTGCCTATGATAAAACAAATGACGAGCGAACAGAAATCAAACAACTAGCCTTGCAACAGGAAGAAAATAAAATCAATCTGCAAAAATATAAACAGGAGCTGCTTCCTACCTTATCGATAAACGCAAATTATTCCCAGCTTTTCCTCTCGGATAAATTCAATTACGGTACTGGCAGGTGGTGGAGTCCCTTTAGCTATGTTACCCTCAATTTGCACATTCCTATTTCCGCCCATGTTAAAAATAAAGCCGTCTTAACTGAATACAGGCAAAAGATCAGTCAACACGAACTACTGCTACAACAGCGGGAAGCAGATATCAATTACGAAGTACAACAGGCTCGTACCTTACTGGCCAATGCCCTGCTGAACCAAAAAAATGCGAAGAATAGCTATGAATTATCAAAGACCATCTTTCACAATCAACAGGAGCAATACCGCCTTGGGGCCTTTGACTACAGTGCACTATTAGACACAGAGAAAAGCCTTAGCACTACCGAACGAAACTATATTCAAAGCGCATATGAATTAATGCTGGCACAGATCCAGTTACAAAAAGCAACAAATAATTTTTGA